One Oncorhynchus clarkii lewisi isolate Uvic-CL-2024 chromosome 28, UVic_Ocla_1.0, whole genome shotgun sequence genomic region harbors:
- the LOC139387590 gene encoding G-protein-signaling modulator 2-like isoform X1: protein MDSVGSLVSIQDEDQSYRVRYRMEASCLELALEGERLCKVDDYSAGVSFFEAAIQVGTEDLQVLSAIYSQLGNAYFHLHDYGKALEFHHHDLTLTRTIRDQQGEAKASGNLGNTLKVLGRFDEALVCCQRHLDIAVDLHDKVGQARALYNFGNVYHAKGKTICWSGAEPGEFPEEVMTALRKAAEYYEANLFIVKELGDCAAQGRTYGNLGNTHYLLGDFQNAVASHEQRLQIAKEFGDRSAERRAYCNLGNAYIFLGEFEVAAEHYKRTLQLARLLKDRAVEAQACYSLGNTYTLLQDYDRAIDYHLKHLIIAQDLNDRIGEGRACWSLGNAHTALGNHDQAMHFAEKHLEISKETGDRSGELTARMNVSDLQMVLGLSYRTNDSTLSENPIKDIDYNLHGARPRNGRRHSMENLELMKLTPDKINAQKWNSDILTKQSKPTLAKSSSKLFFVSRLQGKKHKAGGSSKVLQDTSNTSQTPAQGPQKRASPDMLGDEGFFDLLSRFQSNRMDDQRCSIQDKSSSDSPARAMRKSVSESAAVTGLGSGSGCRLEDGGGAGGSLPVLRVHQNRSQAVLSHLMANADNSEPDDDFFNMLVKCQGSRLDDQRCAPPPARGPTVPDEDFFSLIMRSQAKRMDEQRVTLPSAARPCSN from the exons ATGGATTCCGTTGGCTCTCTGGTTAGCATTCAAGATGAGGACCAGTCCTATCGTGTCCGATACAG GATGGAGGCGTCTTGTCTGGAGCTGGCCCTGGAGGGGGAGCGGCTCTGTAAGGTGGACGACTACAGCGCAGGGGTGTCCTTCTTCGAGGCGGCCATCCAGGTTGGAACTGAGGACCTGCAGGTGCTGAGTGCCATCTATAGCCAGCTGGGCAACGCCTACTTCCACCTGCATGATTACGGCAAGGCCTTGGAGTTCCACCATCATGACCTCACCTTGACCAG GACCATCAGGGACCAGCAGGGAGAGGCGAAAGCCAGTGGTAACCTAGGCAACACGCTAAAGGTGTTGGGTAGGTTTGATGAGGCTTTGGTCTGCTGTCAGAGGCACTTAGACATCGCCGTGGACCTGCACGACAAG GTGGGGCAGGCGAGGGCGCTGTATAACTTTGGGAACGTGTATCATGCCAAAGGCAAGACCATCTGTTGGAGCGGAGCGGAGCCTGGAGAGTTCCCTGAGGAGGTCATGACTGCACTTAGGAAAGCAGCGGAATACTATGA AGCAAACTTATTCATAGTGAAGGAGCTTGGAGATTGTGCTGCCCAGGGCCGAACATACGGTAACCTTGGCAACACACACTACCTATTAGGAGACTTCCAGAATGCAGTGGCCTCACATGAACAG CGCCTCCAGATTGCCAAGGAGTTTGGCGACCGCTCGGCAGAGAGAAGGGCCTACTGCAACCTGGGGAACGCCTATATCTTTCTGGGGGAATTTGAAGTGGCAGCTGAGCATTACAA GAGGACTCTGCAGCTGGCCAGACTGCTGAAGGACCGGGCTGTAGAGGCTCAGGCCTGTTACAGTCTGGGAAACACCTACACATTGCTCCAGGACTACGATAGGGCTATAGACTACCACCTCAAACACCTCATCATCGCACAGGACCTCAACGACAGGATCGGTGAGGGCCGGGCGTGCTGGAGTTTAGGGAACGCTCACACAGCCCTGGGGAACCATGACCAGGCCATGCACTTTGCTGAGAAACACCTGGAGATCTCTAAAGAG ACTGGGGACCGGAGTGGAGAACTCACAGCCCGTATGAACGTGTCAGACTTGCagatggtcctggggctgagcTATAGAACCAACGACTCCACCCTGTCTGAGAACCCCATCAAGGACATCGACTACAACCTGCACGGGGCCAGGCCCAGGAATGGCAGACGGCACAGCATGGAAAACCTGGAGCTCATGAAACTCACCCCAGACAAGATCAAC gctcAGAAGTGGAACAGTGACATCCTGACCAAGCAGTCTAAACCCACCCTGGCTAAGAGCTCCTCTAAACTGTTCTTTGTCAGCCGTCTGCAGGGCAAGAAGCACAAGGCTGGGGGCTCCAGTAAAGTCCTGCAGGACACCAGTAACACCTCACAAACCCCCGCACAGGGACCACAGAAG AGGGCCAGTCCAGACATGCTCGGGGACGAGGGCTTCTTTGACCTGCTGAGTCGTTTCCAGAGCAACAGGATGGACGACCAGCGCTGTTCCATACAGGACAAGAGCTCCTCTGACTCTCCAGCCAGAGCCATGAGGAAAT ctgtgtCAGAGTCAGCGGCTGTAACAGGCctgggttctgggtctggttgtCGGTTAGAGGacggtggaggtgctgggggtaGTTTGCCCGTCCTTCGGGTCCACCAGAACAGAAGCCAGGCTGTCCTCAGCCACCTGATGGCCAATGCAGATAACTCTGAGCCTGACGATGACTTCTTCAACATGCTCGTCAAGTGCCAG GGTTCCCGTCTGGATGACCAGCGCTGCGCCCCTCCCCCGGCACGTGGCCCCACTGTCCCAGACGAGGACTTCTTCAGCCTCATCATGAGGTCCCAGGCCAAACGCATGGACGAGCAGCGGGTCACCCTGCCCTCTGCAGCACGGCCATGCTCCAACTGA
- the LOC139387590 gene encoding G-protein-signaling modulator 2-like isoform X2 produces the protein MPLGCTMCCCRRKKPRMEASCLELALEGERLCKVDDYSAGVSFFEAAIQVGTEDLQVLSAIYSQLGNAYFHLHDYGKALEFHHHDLTLTRTIRDQQGEAKASGNLGNTLKVLGRFDEALVCCQRHLDIAVDLHDKVGQARALYNFGNVYHAKGKTICWSGAEPGEFPEEVMTALRKAAEYYEANLFIVKELGDCAAQGRTYGNLGNTHYLLGDFQNAVASHEQRLQIAKEFGDRSAERRAYCNLGNAYIFLGEFEVAAEHYKRTLQLARLLKDRAVEAQACYSLGNTYTLLQDYDRAIDYHLKHLIIAQDLNDRIGEGRACWSLGNAHTALGNHDQAMHFAEKHLEISKETGDRSGELTARMNVSDLQMVLGLSYRTNDSTLSENPIKDIDYNLHGARPRNGRRHSMENLELMKLTPDKINAQKWNSDILTKQSKPTLAKSSSKLFFVSRLQGKKHKAGGSSKVLQDTSNTSQTPAQGPQKRASPDMLGDEGFFDLLSRFQSNRMDDQRCSIQDKSSSDSPARAMRKSVSESAAVTGLGSGSGCRLEDGGGAGGSLPVLRVHQNRSQAVLSHLMANADNSEPDDDFFNMLVKCQGSRLDDQRCAPPPARGPTVPDEDFFSLIMRSQAKRMDEQRVTLPSAARPCSN, from the exons ATGCCACTCGGATGTACCATGTGCTGTTGTAGGAGAAAGAAACCCAG GATGGAGGCGTCTTGTCTGGAGCTGGCCCTGGAGGGGGAGCGGCTCTGTAAGGTGGACGACTACAGCGCAGGGGTGTCCTTCTTCGAGGCGGCCATCCAGGTTGGAACTGAGGACCTGCAGGTGCTGAGTGCCATCTATAGCCAGCTGGGCAACGCCTACTTCCACCTGCATGATTACGGCAAGGCCTTGGAGTTCCACCATCATGACCTCACCTTGACCAG GACCATCAGGGACCAGCAGGGAGAGGCGAAAGCCAGTGGTAACCTAGGCAACACGCTAAAGGTGTTGGGTAGGTTTGATGAGGCTTTGGTCTGCTGTCAGAGGCACTTAGACATCGCCGTGGACCTGCACGACAAG GTGGGGCAGGCGAGGGCGCTGTATAACTTTGGGAACGTGTATCATGCCAAAGGCAAGACCATCTGTTGGAGCGGAGCGGAGCCTGGAGAGTTCCCTGAGGAGGTCATGACTGCACTTAGGAAAGCAGCGGAATACTATGA AGCAAACTTATTCATAGTGAAGGAGCTTGGAGATTGTGCTGCCCAGGGCCGAACATACGGTAACCTTGGCAACACACACTACCTATTAGGAGACTTCCAGAATGCAGTGGCCTCACATGAACAG CGCCTCCAGATTGCCAAGGAGTTTGGCGACCGCTCGGCAGAGAGAAGGGCCTACTGCAACCTGGGGAACGCCTATATCTTTCTGGGGGAATTTGAAGTGGCAGCTGAGCATTACAA GAGGACTCTGCAGCTGGCCAGACTGCTGAAGGACCGGGCTGTAGAGGCTCAGGCCTGTTACAGTCTGGGAAACACCTACACATTGCTCCAGGACTACGATAGGGCTATAGACTACCACCTCAAACACCTCATCATCGCACAGGACCTCAACGACAGGATCGGTGAGGGCCGGGCGTGCTGGAGTTTAGGGAACGCTCACACAGCCCTGGGGAACCATGACCAGGCCATGCACTTTGCTGAGAAACACCTGGAGATCTCTAAAGAG ACTGGGGACCGGAGTGGAGAACTCACAGCCCGTATGAACGTGTCAGACTTGCagatggtcctggggctgagcTATAGAACCAACGACTCCACCCTGTCTGAGAACCCCATCAAGGACATCGACTACAACCTGCACGGGGCCAGGCCCAGGAATGGCAGACGGCACAGCATGGAAAACCTGGAGCTCATGAAACTCACCCCAGACAAGATCAAC gctcAGAAGTGGAACAGTGACATCCTGACCAAGCAGTCTAAACCCACCCTGGCTAAGAGCTCCTCTAAACTGTTCTTTGTCAGCCGTCTGCAGGGCAAGAAGCACAAGGCTGGGGGCTCCAGTAAAGTCCTGCAGGACACCAGTAACACCTCACAAACCCCCGCACAGGGACCACAGAAG AGGGCCAGTCCAGACATGCTCGGGGACGAGGGCTTCTTTGACCTGCTGAGTCGTTTCCAGAGCAACAGGATGGACGACCAGCGCTGTTCCATACAGGACAAGAGCTCCTCTGACTCTCCAGCCAGAGCCATGAGGAAAT ctgtgtCAGAGTCAGCGGCTGTAACAGGCctgggttctgggtctggttgtCGGTTAGAGGacggtggaggtgctgggggtaGTTTGCCCGTCCTTCGGGTCCACCAGAACAGAAGCCAGGCTGTCCTCAGCCACCTGATGGCCAATGCAGATAACTCTGAGCCTGACGATGACTTCTTCAACATGCTCGTCAAGTGCCAG GGTTCCCGTCTGGATGACCAGCGCTGCGCCCCTCCCCCGGCACGTGGCCCCACTGTCCCAGACGAGGACTTCTTCAGCCTCATCATGAGGTCCCAGGCCAAACGCATGGACGAGCAGCGGGTCACCCTGCCCTCTGCAGCACGGCCATGCTCCAACTGA